From a region of the Anaeromyxobacter sp. genome:
- a CDS encoding protein-L-isoaspartate(D-aspartate) O-methyltransferase yields MDDGLAARLRAEGIRDERVIASMARLDRSRFIPDRWRAEAGRDAPVPIGEGQTISQPTLVGLMTAALRLSGDERVLEIGTGSGYQAAVLSPLCAEVYSVERLPGLAAQARAVLLDELGVTNVHLRTGDGALGWPEEAPFDRILVTAAAPEVPQPLLDQLAPGGRLLAPVGTQGGPQWLRLVRFDWDGSLHSSDLLQVRFVPLV; encoded by the coding sequence ATGGACGACGGGCTGGCGGCCCGGCTGAGGGCCGAGGGGATCCGTGACGAGCGCGTCATCGCCTCGATGGCCCGGCTCGATCGCTCTCGCTTCATCCCGGACCGCTGGCGCGCCGAGGCGGGGCGGGACGCCCCGGTGCCGATCGGCGAGGGGCAGACCATCTCCCAGCCCACGCTGGTGGGCTTGATGACCGCTGCCCTCCGGCTCTCCGGCGACGAGCGGGTGCTCGAGATCGGCACCGGCTCCGGCTACCAGGCGGCGGTGCTCTCGCCCCTCTGCGCCGAGGTCTACTCGGTGGAGCGGCTCCCTGGCCTGGCGGCGCAGGCGCGGGCGGTGCTCCTGGACGAGCTCGGGGTCACCAACGTCCACCTCCGGACCGGCGACGGCGCGCTCGGCTGGCCCGAGGAGGCTCCCTTCGACCGGATCCTGGTGACCGCCGCCGCGCCCGAGGTGCCGCAGCCGCTCCTCGACCAGCTGGCGCCTGGGGGCCGCCTGCTGGCCCCGGTCGGCACACAGGGAGGTCCCCAGTGGCTCCGGCTGGTCCGCTTCGACTGGGACGGCTCGCTCCACTCGAGCGACCTCCTCCAGGTCCGGTTCGTGCCCCTGGTCTGA
- the yedA gene encoding drug/metabolite exporter YedA, translating to MPSSPSPTAAPQASSQGLVLLSLLALYVIWGSTYFAIRMAIDGLPPLLMAGSRFVLAGGVLYAVLRLRGAPDPPARGWRSGAAVGLLLCAANGLVTVAEQWVSSSVAAVVVSSMPLWTVLAAALWREWPTRAEVAGIGLGLAGVVLLQSGGELRAAPLGAALLVASTWCWALGSMWSRRLPMPEGLMASAVEMLAGGAALVLVGVLLGERLVAVPPARAVAAWLYLAVFGSLVAFSAYNFLLRRVRPALATSYAYVNPAVALAIGAAAGEPVGPRALGALALILAGVGAVAAVRRAPGR from the coding sequence GTGCCCTCCTCCCCCTCCCCCACCGCCGCACCACAGGCCTCCAGCCAGGGGCTCGTCCTCCTGTCCCTGCTGGCCCTCTACGTCATCTGGGGCTCCACCTACTTCGCCATCCGGATGGCCATCGACGGCCTGCCGCCGCTCCTCATGGCCGGCAGCCGCTTCGTGCTGGCCGGCGGCGTGCTCTACGCGGTGCTGCGGCTGCGCGGCGCCCCCGATCCGCCGGCGCGGGGCTGGCGCTCAGGCGCGGCGGTGGGGCTGCTCCTGTGCGCCGCCAACGGCCTGGTCACCGTGGCGGAGCAGTGGGTCTCGTCCAGCGTGGCGGCGGTGGTGGTCTCCTCGATGCCGCTCTGGACCGTGCTGGCGGCCGCCCTGTGGCGCGAGTGGCCGACCCGCGCCGAGGTGGCCGGCATCGGGCTCGGACTGGCCGGGGTGGTGCTGCTGCAGTCCGGCGGCGAGCTGCGCGCCGCCCCGCTGGGCGCCGCCCTGCTGGTGGCCTCCACCTGGTGCTGGGCCCTGGGCTCGATGTGGAGCCGGCGCCTGCCCATGCCGGAAGGGCTGATGGCCAGCGCCGTCGAGATGCTGGCCGGCGGCGCAGCGCTGGTGCTGGTGGGGGTGCTGCTCGGCGAGCGGCTGGTGGCCGTGCCGCCGGCGCGGGCGGTGGCCGCCTGGCTCTACCTGGCCGTCTTCGGGTCGCTGGTGGCCTTCAGCGCCTACAACTTCCTGCTGCGGCGGGTGCGCCCGGCGCTGGCCACCAGCTACGCCTACGTCAACCCGGCCGTGGCGCTGGCCATCGGCGCGGCGGCCGGGGAGCCGGTGGGGCCGCGCGCCCTGGGGGCGCTGGCGCTCATCCTGGCGGGCGTCGGGGCGGTGGCGGCGGTGAGGCGCGCGCCGGGGAGGTGA
- a CDS encoding carboxypeptidase regulatory-like domain-containing protein: MRRALLASAALVVLLAAGLAGWRLLSTDEPAAGPAGEVRQDRTARPAGAAPLDAPPSATLALEAPLLAGGDGLEVLVSADGAPLPGASVRVYLHRLIEPGTGRPGWRLAAQATTGADGSVHLGAAPGAYLVSARSAGFAPALAEVVRPTGEPITQVALSLEPPASLSGATVERATSAPLPATALVLSREPDRGAPRGDLPAEERAYATSDGRGRFLLHDLAPGRYTLEAEAAGHARVRLTGLTVPRGDLEVALSSAGLVEGRVLGPDGGPAEGAEVAFTGGDQVLVVTTGPAGGFAAEVPPRAYRLSARRGEAAAARALPLVVAAGQVVRDVELRLGAPAVLAGLVVTSGGDPVPGATLGLSPAGEGGELARVPAGPDGRFTFPGVAPGEYDVDAGAEGFAPLVRRGLLVAAGERFELTLTLAGTGAVEGVVSDGQGQPVPGARVRGGKLWGALGQVDAEAVTAADGTYRLAGLEPGRTTVKARRAEALSGAARLVRVEEGRATRADFTLAGTGAIEGTVRGPDGQPLPAPARVILFQAGAGAMSGRQPEPVTTGADGSFHAAVAEGTWRLVALGAGEPRAVRSPPAVAEVAAGRTARVELQLEADDTVSGGSLAVEVREPGGAPSPGAVVLTQRAGGRGPLAFPADEAGRVVLPLVSGEAALAPLSVGARNGGRTAPLQLVPAGAQSQVVALQPAAGLRGQVLDLGRPVAGFTLSLEAGLDTTDPGRELVRELPGATFALTDLAPGTHRLTVLTADGRTGATEVLLTAGAEAAATVEVRRGGTVSGRVVDPAGAPAAGAFVSVGGRDLGGDGTGADGRFRIQGVEAGAQTLQAFLPRLGGVTRAVEVVAGQEVELGDVPLVASTGGGHGGGGMPHP, encoded by the coding sequence ATGCGCCGCGCCCTCCTCGCCTCCGCTGCCCTGGTCGTCCTCCTCGCCGCCGGCCTGGCCGGGTGGCGGCTGCTCTCCACCGACGAGCCCGCGGCCGGACCGGCCGGCGAGGTCCGCCAGGACCGGACCGCCCGGCCCGCCGGCGCCGCCCCGCTCGACGCGCCGCCCTCGGCCACCCTGGCGCTCGAGGCGCCGCTGCTGGCCGGCGGCGACGGCCTGGAGGTCCTGGTGAGCGCGGACGGCGCGCCCCTGCCGGGCGCCTCCGTCCGCGTCTACCTGCACCGGCTCATCGAGCCCGGCACCGGGCGCCCCGGCTGGCGCCTGGCGGCCCAGGCCACCACCGGCGCAGACGGCTCGGTCCACCTGGGCGCCGCCCCGGGCGCCTACCTGGTCTCGGCCCGCTCCGCCGGCTTCGCCCCGGCCCTGGCCGAGGTGGTCCGCCCCACCGGCGAGCCCATCACCCAGGTGGCGCTCTCGCTGGAGCCGCCGGCCTCCCTCTCCGGCGCCACGGTGGAGCGCGCCACCTCGGCGCCGCTGCCCGCCACGGCGCTGGTCCTCTCGCGCGAGCCGGACCGCGGCGCCCCGCGCGGCGACCTCCCCGCCGAGGAGCGCGCCTACGCCACCAGCGACGGGCGGGGCCGCTTCCTGCTGCACGACCTGGCGCCGGGCCGCTACACCCTGGAGGCCGAGGCGGCCGGCCACGCCCGGGTGCGCCTGACCGGGCTGACCGTGCCGCGCGGCGACCTGGAGGTGGCGCTCTCCTCGGCCGGCCTGGTGGAGGGGCGCGTCCTCGGCCCGGACGGCGGCCCGGCCGAGGGGGCCGAGGTGGCCTTCACCGGCGGTGACCAGGTGCTGGTGGTGACCACCGGCCCGGCCGGCGGCTTCGCGGCCGAGGTGCCGCCGCGGGCCTACCGGCTCTCGGCGCGCCGCGGGGAGGCCGCCGCGGCCCGGGCCCTCCCGCTGGTGGTGGCGGCGGGGCAGGTGGTGCGCGACGTGGAGCTGCGCCTGGGCGCCCCGGCGGTCCTGGCCGGCCTGGTGGTGACCAGCGGCGGTGACCCGGTGCCGGGGGCCACCCTGGGGCTGTCGCCGGCCGGCGAGGGCGGCGAGCTGGCGCGCGTGCCGGCCGGACCGGACGGCCGCTTCACCTTCCCGGGGGTGGCGCCCGGCGAGTACGACGTGGACGCCGGCGCCGAGGGGTTCGCCCCGCTGGTGCGCCGCGGCCTGCTGGTGGCGGCGGGGGAGCGCTTCGAGCTCACGCTCACCCTGGCGGGCACCGGCGCGGTGGAGGGCGTGGTCTCCGACGGCCAGGGCCAGCCGGTGCCGGGCGCGCGCGTCCGCGGCGGCAAGCTGTGGGGCGCCCTGGGACAGGTGGACGCCGAGGCGGTCACCGCCGCCGACGGGACCTACCGCCTGGCCGGCCTCGAGCCGGGGCGCACCACCGTCAAGGCGCGGCGGGCCGAGGCGCTCTCGGGCGCGGCGCGGCTGGTGCGGGTGGAGGAGGGGCGCGCCACCCGCGCCGACTTCACCCTGGCCGGCACCGGCGCCATCGAGGGCACGGTGCGCGGGCCGGACGGCCAGCCGCTCCCGGCCCCGGCCCGGGTCATCCTGTTCCAGGCCGGCGCCGGGGCGATGTCCGGCCGCCAGCCCGAGCCGGTGACCACCGGGGCCGACGGGTCGTTCCACGCCGCCGTGGCGGAGGGGACCTGGCGGCTGGTGGCGCTCGGCGCGGGCGAGCCGCGGGCGGTCCGCTCGCCGCCGGCGGTGGCGGAGGTCGCGGCCGGCCGCACCGCCCGGGTGGAGCTCCAGCTCGAGGCCGACGACACGGTCAGCGGCGGCTCGCTGGCGGTGGAGGTGCGCGAGCCGGGCGGCGCCCCCTCCCCCGGCGCGGTGGTGCTGACCCAGCGCGCCGGCGGTCGCGGCCCGCTGGCCTTCCCGGCCGACGAGGCCGGGCGGGTGGTGCTGCCGCTGGTCTCCGGCGAGGCCGCGCTGGCCCCACTCTCGGTGGGCGCGCGCAACGGCGGGCGCACCGCGCCGCTCCAGCTGGTGCCGGCCGGCGCCCAGTCCCAGGTGGTGGCGCTGCAGCCCGCCGCGGGCCTGCGCGGCCAGGTGCTCGACCTCGGCCGCCCGGTGGCCGGCTTCACGCTCTCGCTGGAGGCCGGGCTCGACACCACCGACCCCGGGCGGGAGCTGGTGCGCGAGCTGCCCGGCGCCACCTTCGCCCTCACCGACCTCGCGCCCGGCACCCACCGGCTCACCGTGCTCACCGCCGACGGTCGCACCGGCGCCACCGAGGTGCTGCTCACGGCCGGGGCCGAGGCGGCCGCCACCGTGGAGGTCCGGCGCGGCGGGACGGTGTCGGGTCGCGTCGTGGATCCGGCCGGCGCGCCGGCGGCCGGCGCCTTCGTCTCGGTGGGCGGCCGGGACCTGGGCGGCGACGGCACCGGCGCCGACGGCCGGTTCCGCATCCAGGGCGTCGAGGCCGGCGCGCAGACGCTCCAGGCCTTCCTGCCGCGCCTCGGCGGCGTCACCCGCGCCGTCGAGGTGGTGGCGGGCCAGGAGGTGGAGCTCGGCGACGTGCCGCTGGTGGCCAGCACCGGCGGAGGGCACGGCGGCGGCGGCATGCCGCACCCCTAG
- a CDS encoding TetR/AcrR family transcriptional regulator: MVIRTSSAARRAPAASPARARQERAREHARREILLAAGEVFARRGYAASTLADLAQAAGYAAPSLYRYFASKEEIFRSLIGLLKAELAATFDAPVDRSRPAEARLEALLARQIELGRSRRQVFAFLMTNPPQELAGHHPLAEYRVGASLYEGQMAAWMARHVDPSELRCPVLQAARTLAAVAHAFHHAFILDPAPGLEPAEEAHRVVDLALHGIAATPAAGPRAGRRGATP, translated from the coding sequence ATGGTCATTCGCACCTCCAGCGCGGCCCGCCGAGCCCCCGCCGCCAGCCCGGCCCGGGCCCGCCAGGAGAGGGCCCGCGAGCACGCGCGCCGCGAGATCCTCCTGGCCGCCGGCGAGGTCTTCGCCCGGCGCGGCTACGCCGCCAGCACCCTGGCCGACCTGGCCCAGGCCGCCGGCTACGCCGCCCCCTCGCTCTACCGGTACTTCGCCTCCAAGGAGGAGATCTTCCGCAGCCTGATCGGGCTCCTCAAGGCCGAGCTGGCGGCCACCTTCGACGCCCCGGTGGACCGCTCGCGCCCGGCCGAGGCCCGGCTGGAGGCCCTGCTGGCGCGCCAGATCGAGCTGGGCCGCAGCCGCCGCCAGGTCTTCGCCTTCCTGATGACCAACCCACCGCAGGAGCTGGCAGGCCACCACCCGCTGGCCGAGTACCGCGTCGGCGCCTCCCTCTACGAGGGCCAGATGGCCGCCTGGATGGCGCGCCACGTGGACCCGTCCGAGCTGCGCTGCCCCGTCCTCCAGGCCGCCCGCACGCTGGCCGCGGTGGCCCACGCCTTCCACCACGCCTTCATCCTCGACCCCGCCCCGGGGCTCGAACCCGCCGAGGAGGCGCATCGGGTCGTCGACCTGGCCCTCCACGGCATCGCCGCCACGCCGGCGGCCGGCCCACGCGCCGGCCGCCGAGGAGCCACCCCATGA
- a CDS encoding efflux RND transporter periplasmic adaptor subunit: MNLTRLALLLSSLGLGVLSGCGHQADKATLPAAGSAARAVRIGKPSLRLETGLARATGQVRATQEAVLAAKGSGQIKRVRVQVGDRVHAGQVLAEMDSSMTGIAVENSRATVRLAEAGLAAAERELARGTALAAEQALPASAFDRLETGRDLAAAQLDQARAGLKAAEQQLADTSIVAPFAGVVTAKYRNAGDSVTSMPVSPIVALSGVDHLEVHLAVPEGVEPFVAVGQKVSGVTTPGGQRFEATVRVKNAVVDPASRTVEVLVDVVKVAGAPLRPGTLVNVDFGGFGDKDGLYVPATAVLGAGDDRYVFVIAGGKAERRAIRGTQVNPGVVAVEGGLDAATAVILDPGTLAAGDAVAPLAD; this comes from the coding sequence ATGAACCTCACCCGCCTCGCCCTCCTCCTCTCGTCCCTCGGCCTCGGCGTGCTCTCCGGCTGCGGCCACCAGGCCGACAAGGCCACGCTGCCGGCCGCCGGCAGCGCCGCCCGGGCGGTCCGGATCGGCAAGCCCTCCCTCCGGCTGGAGACCGGCCTGGCCCGGGCCACCGGCCAGGTGCGCGCCACCCAGGAGGCGGTGCTGGCCGCCAAGGGCTCCGGCCAGATCAAGCGCGTCCGCGTCCAGGTGGGAGACCGGGTCCACGCCGGCCAGGTGCTGGCCGAGATGGACTCGTCCATGACCGGGATCGCGGTGGAGAACTCCCGGGCCACGGTCCGCCTGGCCGAGGCGGGCCTGGCGGCCGCCGAGCGCGAGCTGGCGCGCGGCACCGCGCTCGCCGCCGAGCAGGCCCTGCCCGCGTCGGCCTTCGACCGGCTCGAGACCGGCCGCGACCTGGCCGCCGCCCAGCTCGACCAGGCCCGGGCCGGCCTCAAGGCCGCCGAGCAGCAGCTGGCCGACACCAGCATCGTGGCCCCCTTCGCCGGGGTGGTCACCGCCAAGTACCGCAACGCCGGCGACTCGGTGACCTCCATGCCGGTCTCGCCCATCGTGGCCCTCTCCGGCGTGGATCACCTGGAGGTCCACCTGGCGGTGCCGGAGGGCGTCGAGCCCTTCGTGGCCGTCGGCCAGAAGGTCTCCGGCGTCACCACCCCCGGCGGCCAGCGCTTCGAGGCCACGGTGCGGGTCAAGAACGCCGTGGTGGACCCGGCCAGCCGCACCGTGGAGGTGCTGGTGGACGTGGTGAAGGTGGCAGGCGCCCCGCTCCGGCCGGGCACCCTGGTCAACGTGGACTTCGGCGGGTTCGGTGACAAGGACGGCCTCTACGTCCCGGCCACCGCGGTGCTGGGCGCCGGCGACGACCGGTACGTCTTCGTCATCGCCGGCGGCAAGGCCGAGCGGCGCGCCATCCGCGGCACCCAGGTCAACCCGGGCGTGGTGGCGGTGGAGGGTGGCCTCGACGCCGCCACCGCCGTGATCCTCGATCCGGGCACGCTGGCGGCGGGCGACGCGGTCGCCCCGCTGGCCGACTGA
- a CDS encoding efflux RND transporter permease subunit, whose translation MSPIRTFITRPVFTGMLTLVIVVFGLVAYPKIGVDQMPEVEFPVVTVTTVLPGADPESIERNVTKPLEEALNTLSGLDTLRSINVDNVSQIVIRFDLARQADVAAQDVRDKVQATLSKLPREIQTPVVQKFDIGASPVATLAFSAPLPPERLTKLAEDVVKPALQQIPGVGSVTLVGGRKRELTIVVSPQALSGYGLSPVDVVGAVRGQSIDVPGGRTLEPGVERSVKLSAEARTVEELRALVLMSPGGTPVRLGDVAQVLDGPAEARSQATLDGRGAIGLIVQKQSGANTVAVAEAVKQSLARLQVLLPEGSRVDLVVDGAKFIRSSIASVQEDMILGGLLAVLVVLLFLRNWRSTIVSAVALPTSIIGTFAVMQALGFTFNIVTMLALTLSIGLLIDDAIVVIENIVRHLEHGQAPQQAAEEGTGEIALAVLAVTLAVVAVFVPVAFMEGIMGRFFYQFGVTVAVAVLISYLVSMTLTPMLSARILKEHQGHGRVSRAIERVLVGIETRYRAVLAWALSHRLATLGGASLVLVGTVFLAGLLKFTFIPQQDMSMVKVTVELPAGTPLGETQRTLDDLSAQLRAIPGVTNTFAVVGAGAQEEVNKGEITVNLVPLSGRTYGQQQFKQHVRQALRISPAATLGVQDFSPVAGGGNRPQPVQFNLRGTNWEELTKAVETVKAAMATQPGFVDVDTTYRAGKPQLEVDVDRERAAAVGVAAGSLGQALRALMGGDKVTDFHQGGDTYDIKVKLPEDVLSDPSALGAVAVRAASGRLVELRSFAEVRAASGPSQIEHQAQLRQITILADLRSYSLGEAMTFLSKVAKDELPKSVVTDFEGQARELGTAGRAFLLALVLGIVLVYIILAAQFESLVHPFTIMMSLPFAIIGGIAGLLIANQYLSMMAMIGFIMLMGLVTKNGILLVEFTNQLRHAGKATREALLEAGQVRLRPILMTTVAMIAGMVPVALARGDGAETRVPMAVAIIGGLITSTVLTLGIVPVVYSLMDDLRRRFWKPALAPGAADQAQVPAK comes from the coding sequence ATGAGCCCCATCCGCACCTTCATCACCCGCCCGGTGTTCACCGGGATGCTCACGCTGGTCATCGTGGTCTTCGGCCTGGTGGCCTACCCGAAGATCGGCGTGGACCAGATGCCCGAGGTCGAGTTCCCGGTGGTCACGGTCACCACCGTGCTGCCCGGCGCCGACCCCGAGTCGATCGAGCGCAACGTCACCAAGCCGCTCGAGGAGGCCCTCAACACCCTCTCGGGCCTGGACACGCTCCGCTCCATCAACGTCGACAACGTCTCGCAGATCGTCATCCGCTTCGACCTGGCGCGCCAGGCCGACGTGGCGGCCCAGGACGTGCGCGACAAGGTCCAGGCCACCCTCTCCAAGCTGCCGCGCGAGATCCAGACCCCGGTGGTGCAGAAGTTCGACATCGGGGCCAGCCCGGTGGCCACCCTGGCCTTCTCGGCGCCGCTGCCGCCGGAGCGGCTCACCAAGCTGGCCGAGGACGTGGTCAAGCCGGCGCTGCAGCAGATCCCCGGGGTCGGCTCGGTGACCCTGGTGGGCGGCCGCAAGCGCGAGCTGACCATCGTGGTCTCGCCGCAGGCGCTCTCCGGCTACGGGCTGTCGCCGGTGGACGTGGTCGGGGCGGTGCGCGGCCAGTCGATCGACGTGCCGGGCGGCCGCACCCTGGAGCCGGGCGTGGAGCGGTCGGTCAAGCTCTCGGCCGAGGCCCGCACCGTGGAGGAGCTGCGGGCGCTGGTGCTGATGAGCCCGGGCGGCACCCCGGTGCGGCTCGGCGACGTGGCCCAGGTGCTCGACGGCCCGGCCGAGGCCCGCAGCCAGGCCACCCTGGACGGGCGCGGCGCCATCGGCCTGATCGTGCAGAAGCAGTCGGGCGCCAACACCGTGGCCGTGGCGGAGGCGGTCAAGCAGAGCCTGGCCCGGCTGCAGGTCCTGCTGCCCGAGGGCTCCCGGGTGGACCTGGTGGTGGACGGCGCCAAGTTCATCCGCTCCTCCATCGCCTCGGTGCAGGAGGACATGATCCTGGGCGGCCTGCTGGCGGTGCTGGTGGTGCTGCTCTTCCTGCGCAACTGGCGCTCCACCATCGTCTCGGCGGTGGCGCTGCCCACCTCCATCATCGGCACCTTCGCGGTGATGCAGGCGCTGGGCTTCACCTTCAACATCGTCACCATGCTGGCGCTGACGCTCTCCATCGGCCTGCTCATCGACGACGCCATCGTGGTCATCGAGAACATCGTGCGCCACCTGGAGCACGGGCAGGCGCCCCAGCAGGCCGCCGAGGAGGGCACCGGCGAGATCGCCCTGGCGGTGCTGGCCGTGACCCTGGCGGTGGTGGCGGTCTTCGTCCCGGTGGCCTTCATGGAGGGCATCATGGGGCGGTTCTTCTACCAGTTCGGGGTCACCGTCGCGGTGGCGGTGCTCATCTCCTACCTGGTCTCGATGACCCTCACCCCCATGCTCTCGGCCCGCATCCTCAAGGAGCACCAGGGCCACGGGCGCGTCTCCCGGGCCATCGAGCGGGTGCTGGTCGGCATCGAGACCCGCTACCGCGCCGTCCTGGCCTGGGCGCTGTCGCACCGCCTGGCCACCCTGGGCGGCGCCTCGCTGGTGCTGGTGGGCACGGTCTTCCTGGCCGGGCTCCTCAAGTTCACCTTCATCCCGCAGCAGGACATGAGCATGGTGAAGGTCACGGTGGAGCTGCCCGCCGGCACGCCGCTCGGCGAGACCCAGCGCACCCTCGACGACCTGTCGGCGCAGCTGCGCGCCATCCCGGGGGTGACCAACACCTTCGCGGTGGTGGGCGCCGGCGCCCAGGAGGAGGTCAACAAGGGCGAGATCACCGTCAACCTGGTGCCGCTCTCCGGCCGGACCTACGGGCAGCAGCAGTTCAAGCAGCACGTGCGCCAGGCGCTGCGGATCAGCCCGGCGGCCACGCTGGGCGTGCAGGACTTCAGCCCGGTGGCCGGCGGCGGGAACCGGCCCCAGCCCGTGCAGTTCAACCTGCGCGGCACCAACTGGGAGGAGCTGACGAAGGCGGTCGAGACGGTCAAGGCCGCCATGGCCACGCAGCCCGGCTTCGTCGACGTGGACACCACCTACCGGGCCGGCAAGCCGCAGCTCGAGGTGGACGTGGACCGGGAGCGGGCCGCCGCGGTGGGGGTGGCGGCCGGCTCGCTGGGCCAGGCGCTGCGCGCCCTCATGGGCGGCGACAAGGTGACCGACTTCCACCAGGGCGGCGACACCTACGACATCAAGGTGAAGCTGCCGGAGGACGTGCTCTCCGACCCGTCGGCGCTGGGCGCGGTGGCGGTGCGCGCCGCCTCGGGCCGGCTGGTGGAGCTGCGCTCCTTCGCCGAGGTCCGGGCCGCCTCCGGCCCGTCGCAGATCGAGCACCAGGCGCAGCTGCGCCAGATCACCATCCTGGCCGACCTGCGCAGCTACTCGCTGGGCGAGGCCATGACCTTCCTGAGCAAGGTGGCCAAGGACGAGCTGCCCAAGAGCGTGGTGACCGACTTCGAGGGCCAGGCCCGCGAGCTCGGCACCGCCGGCCGGGCCTTCCTGCTGGCCCTGGTGCTGGGCATCGTGCTCGTCTACATCATCCTGGCGGCGCAGTTCGAGAGCCTGGTGCACCCCTTCACCATCATGATGTCCCTGCCCTTCGCCATCATCGGCGGCATCGCGGGCCTGCTCATCGCCAACCAGTACCTCTCGATGATGGCCATGATCGGCTTCATCATGCTGATGGGCCTGGTCACCAAGAATGGCATCCTGCTGGTGGAGTTCACCAACCAGCTGCGCCACGCCGGCAAGGCCACCCGCGAGGCGCTGCTGGAGGCCGGCCAGGTGCGGCTGCGCCCCATCCTCATGACCACCGTGGCCATGATCGCCGGCATGGTGCCGGTGGCGCTGGCGCGCGGCGACGGCGCCGAGACCCGGGTGCCCATGGCCGTGGCCATCATCGGCGGCCTCATCACCTCCACCGTGCTGACGCTGGGCATCGTCCCGGTGGTCTACTCGCTGATGGACGACCTGCGGCGGCGCTTCTGGAAGCCCGCCCTGGCGCCCGGGGCGGCGGACCAGGCGCAGGTGCCGGCCAAGTAG
- a CDS encoding ABC transporter substrate-binding protein gives MRTSFGLAAALALAAAPFHAAAADDLVFGMSAPFSGAAKELGRSMKVGIDVAFAAVNEAGGVHGRRLRLAAMDDGYDPARALAAVKALREKYKVMGYLGNVGSQAAAEMIPWVLDQRLLLFGTLSGSRVLRQEPPDRYVFNFRPSYMEETIAAVKYLVEVRRVRPADIAVFYQEDGFGEAGLEGVQKALRRYRVDPAQALRLTYKRNSADVDEAVKALKRHGGVKAVVMVATYKAAARFIAKARGAGLEPIFTNVSPVGSTELADELLAAGPGLADGVVVTQVVPLPTSGATAILRYREALKRWAPDEPPDFLSLEGYVMATLLVEGLRRAGPGADVEKLVEALEQLQGLDLGIGAPLSFGPSEHQASHRLWGTVLDAKGKYRTIDLE, from the coding sequence ATGCGCACGTCCTTCGGCCTGGCGGCGGCGCTCGCGCTGGCCGCCGCCCCGTTCCACGCCGCCGCCGCCGACGACCTGGTCTTCGGCATGTCGGCGCCCTTCTCCGGCGCCGCCAAGGAGCTGGGCCGCTCCATGAAGGTGGGCATCGACGTGGCCTTCGCCGCCGTCAACGAGGCCGGCGGGGTGCACGGGCGCCGCCTCCGGCTGGCCGCCATGGACGACGGCTACGACCCGGCCCGCGCCCTGGCGGCCGTCAAGGCGCTGCGCGAGAAGTACAAGGTGATGGGCTACCTCGGCAACGTCGGCTCGCAGGCGGCCGCCGAGATGATCCCCTGGGTGCTCGACCAGCGCCTGCTCCTCTTCGGCACGCTCTCCGGGTCGAGGGTGCTGCGCCAGGAGCCGCCCGACCGCTACGTCTTCAACTTCCGGCCCAGCTACATGGAGGAGACCATCGCGGCCGTGAAGTACCTGGTGGAGGTGCGGCGGGTGCGCCCGGCCGACATCGCGGTCTTCTACCAGGAGGACGGCTTCGGCGAGGCCGGGCTGGAGGGGGTGCAGAAGGCGCTGCGCCGCTACCGGGTCGACCCGGCCCAGGCGCTGCGCCTGACCTACAAGCGCAACTCGGCCGACGTGGACGAGGCGGTCAAGGCGCTGAAGCGCCACGGCGGGGTGAAGGCGGTGGTGATGGTGGCCACCTACAAGGCGGCCGCCCGCTTCATCGCCAAGGCGCGCGGCGCCGGGCTGGAGCCCATCTTCACCAACGTCTCGCCGGTGGGCAGCACCGAGCTGGCCGACGAGCTGCTGGCGGCCGGGCCCGGGCTGGCCGACGGCGTGGTGGTCACCCAGGTGGTGCCGCTGCCCACCTCCGGCGCCACCGCCATCCTGCGCTACCGCGAGGCGCTCAAGCGCTGGGCGCCCGACGAGCCGCCCGACTTCCTCTCGCTGGAGGGGTACGTCATGGCCACCCTGCTGGTCGAGGGGCTCAGGCGGGCCGGCCCGGGGGCGGACGTGGAGAAGCTGGTGGAGGCCCTGGAGCAGCTGCAGGGCCTCGACCTGGGCATCGGCGCCCCCTTGAGCTTCGGCCCCAGCGAGCACCAGGCCTCCCACCGGCTGTGGGGGACGGTGCTCGACGCCAAGGGCAAGTACCGCACCATCGACCTGGAGTAG